The Odocoileus virginianus isolate 20LAN1187 ecotype Illinois chromosome 3, Ovbor_1.2, whole genome shotgun sequence genome includes a window with the following:
- the NIBAN3 gene encoding protein Niban 3 isoform X1, with amino-acid sequence MGGRPSSPLDKQQQQHLKGQVDTLLRNFLPCYRGQLAASVLQQISRELGPQEPARCQLLQNKKLPRVREHRGPLTQLRGHPPQWQPTFCVLRGDGRLEWFSHREEYENGNHPLGSTTLTGYTVLTSQREYLRLLDALCPDSSRDHTQEEPDPLLEMPVSSPLFLQHPFRKHLCFSAATGEAQRAWRLALQGGIRLRGTVLQRSQAPAARAFLDAIRLYRQQHGQFGNDDATLGSDAEVLTSVLMRELLPELRAQTLPGLRGAGRARAWAWTKLLDAVHAAVLAGASAGLRAFQPEKDELLASLERTIRPDADQMLRLRARVASRLKAEVQSPLESCLCGKVDAQLPRITQTLLSTVEAELAAVRTLLTQGMDRLFRLLRGSSSSTQLRKEVYSFGEMPWDPELMQICYREAKRSRGQLGQLAAPFGFFGTQSLVFGAQDLAQQLMADAVTTFLQLADQCLTTTLDCNQATQQLEKVRGRVLKKFQSDSSSARRRFIHGWLLCIFLPFVLSQLEPSCKAELLKFEGDVLAVGSPALTIEGIYEDVVRGFLLQRINRELKKALGARNMSCILDDCSEEPWDQAEADVETEARRGTCSRQPGPSTED; translated from the exons ATGGGCGGGCGCCCCTCCAGCCCCCTGgacaaacagcagcagcagcacctgaaAG GCCAGGTGGACACCCTGCTGAGGAACTTCTTGCCTTGCTACCGTGGGCAGCTGGCGGCCTCAGTCCTGCAGCAAATCTCCAGAGAGCTGGGCCCCCAGGAGCCAGCAAGATGCCAACTACTGCAGAACAAA AAGCTACCCCGAGTCCGTGAGCACCGAGGGCCCCTGACCCAGCTGCGGGGCCACCCACCCCAGTGGCAGCCAACCTTCTGTGTTCTGCGTGGGGATGGCCGCTTGGAGTGGTTCAGCCACAGGGAG GAATATGAAAATGGGAACCATCCCCTGGGCTCCACTACCCTGACGGGGTACACAGTCCTGACTTCCCAACGTGAATATCTCCGCCTGTTGGATGCTCTCTGCCCAGACTCCTCAA GAGACCATACACAGGAAGAGCCTGATCCCCTCTTGGAGATGCCAGTTAGCTCCCCCCTGTTCCTGCAGCATCCCTTCCGCAAGCACCTCTGCTTCTCTGCAGCCACAGGGGAGGCGCAGCGTGCTTGGAGACTAGCCCTGCAAGGTGGCATCCGGCTTCGAGGCACAG TCCTGCAGCGAAGTCAAGCGCCGGCAGCCCGTGCCTTCCTAGATGCCATACGGCTCTACCGGCAACAACACGGCCAATTTGGCAACGATGACGCGACCCTAGGCTCCGACGCTGAG GTGCTGACCTCGGTACTGATGCGGGAGCTGCTGCCAGAGCTGCGAGCCCAGACTCTGCCCGGCCTGCGAGGAGCCGGCCGCGCCCGGGCCTGGGCCTGGACCAAG CTCCTGGATGCCGTCCACGCTGCAGTCCTGGCTGGGGCCTCCGCGGGGCTCCGCGCCTTCCAGCCCGAAAAGGACGAGCTGCTCGCGTCCCTGGAGAGGACAATCCGCCCAGACGCGGATCAGATGCTGCGGCTGAGGGCGCGCGTGGCTTCAAGGCTGAAGG CCGAGGTCCAGAGCCCCCTGGAGTCGTGCCTGTGCGGGAAGGTGGACGCACAGCTGCCCCGGATCACGCAGACGCTGCTGAGCACTGTGGAAGCTGAACTCGCGGCGGTGCGGACCCTCCTAACCCAGGGCATGGACCGCCTGTTCCGCCTCCTGCGTGGGAGCTCCTCCAGCACCCAGCTGCGGAAGGAG GTGTACTCATTTGGGGAGATGCCATGGGACCCAGAGCTGATGCAGATTTGCTACCGAGAGGCCAAGAGGAGCCGGGGGCAGCTGGGGCAGCTGGCAGCACCGTTTGGCTTCTTTGGAACACAGAGCCTAGTGTTTGGGGCCCAGGATCTGGCGCAGCAG CTCATGGCTGATGCCGTGACCACCTTCCTACAGCTGGCTGATCAGTGTCTGACCACGACTCTGGACTGCAACCAGGCCACCCAGCAGCTGGAGAAAGTCAGGGGGCGCGTGCTGAAG AAATTCCAGTCGGATAGCAGCTCGGCGCGGAGGAGGTTCATCCACGGCTGGCTGCTCTGCATCTTCTTGCCCTTCGTGTTGAGCCAGCTGGAGCCGAGCTGCAAAGCG GAGCTGCTTAAGTTTGAAGGGGACGTCCTTGCTGTGGGCAGCCCTGCCCTGACTATCGAGGGGATTTACGAGGATGTTGTCCGGGggttcctgctccagaggatcaaTCGAG aattgaaaAAGGCCCTTGGGGCCAGAAACATGTCCTGCATTCTGGATGACTGCTCAGAGGAGCCATGGGACCAGGCAGAAGCAG
- the NIBAN3 gene encoding protein Niban 3 isoform X2, translated as MGGRPSSPLDKQQQQHLKGQVDTLLRNFLPCYRGQLAASVLQQISRELGPQEPARCQLLQNKKLPRVREHRGPLTQLRGHPPQWQPTFCVLRGDGRLEWFSHREEYENGNHPLGSTTLTGYTVLTSQREYLRLLDALCPDSSNHTQEEPDPLLEMPVSSPLFLQHPFRKHLCFSAATGEAQRAWRLALQGGIRLRGTVLQRSQAPAARAFLDAIRLYRQQHGQFGNDDATLGSDAEVLTSVLMRELLPELRAQTLPGLRGAGRARAWAWTKLLDAVHAAVLAGASAGLRAFQPEKDELLASLERTIRPDADQMLRLRARVASRLKAEVQSPLESCLCGKVDAQLPRITQTLLSTVEAELAAVRTLLTQGMDRLFRLLRGSSSSTQLRKEVYSFGEMPWDPELMQICYREAKRSRGQLGQLAAPFGFFGTQSLVFGAQDLAQQLMADAVTTFLQLADQCLTTTLDCNQATQQLEKVRGRVLKKFQSDSSSARRRFIHGWLLCIFLPFVLSQLEPSCKAELLKFEGDVLAVGSPALTIEGIYEDVVRGFLLQRINRELKKALGARNMSCILDDCSEEPWDQAEADVETEARRGTCSRQPGPSTED; from the exons ATGGGCGGGCGCCCCTCCAGCCCCCTGgacaaacagcagcagcagcacctgaaAG GCCAGGTGGACACCCTGCTGAGGAACTTCTTGCCTTGCTACCGTGGGCAGCTGGCGGCCTCAGTCCTGCAGCAAATCTCCAGAGAGCTGGGCCCCCAGGAGCCAGCAAGATGCCAACTACTGCAGAACAAA AAGCTACCCCGAGTCCGTGAGCACCGAGGGCCCCTGACCCAGCTGCGGGGCCACCCACCCCAGTGGCAGCCAACCTTCTGTGTTCTGCGTGGGGATGGCCGCTTGGAGTGGTTCAGCCACAGGGAG GAATATGAAAATGGGAACCATCCCCTGGGCTCCACTACCCTGACGGGGTACACAGTCCTGACTTCCCAACGTGAATATCTCCGCCTGTTGGATGCTCTCTGCCCAGACTCCTCAA ACCATACACAGGAAGAGCCTGATCCCCTCTTGGAGATGCCAGTTAGCTCCCCCCTGTTCCTGCAGCATCCCTTCCGCAAGCACCTCTGCTTCTCTGCAGCCACAGGGGAGGCGCAGCGTGCTTGGAGACTAGCCCTGCAAGGTGGCATCCGGCTTCGAGGCACAG TCCTGCAGCGAAGTCAAGCGCCGGCAGCCCGTGCCTTCCTAGATGCCATACGGCTCTACCGGCAACAACACGGCCAATTTGGCAACGATGACGCGACCCTAGGCTCCGACGCTGAG GTGCTGACCTCGGTACTGATGCGGGAGCTGCTGCCAGAGCTGCGAGCCCAGACTCTGCCCGGCCTGCGAGGAGCCGGCCGCGCCCGGGCCTGGGCCTGGACCAAG CTCCTGGATGCCGTCCACGCTGCAGTCCTGGCTGGGGCCTCCGCGGGGCTCCGCGCCTTCCAGCCCGAAAAGGACGAGCTGCTCGCGTCCCTGGAGAGGACAATCCGCCCAGACGCGGATCAGATGCTGCGGCTGAGGGCGCGCGTGGCTTCAAGGCTGAAGG CCGAGGTCCAGAGCCCCCTGGAGTCGTGCCTGTGCGGGAAGGTGGACGCACAGCTGCCCCGGATCACGCAGACGCTGCTGAGCACTGTGGAAGCTGAACTCGCGGCGGTGCGGACCCTCCTAACCCAGGGCATGGACCGCCTGTTCCGCCTCCTGCGTGGGAGCTCCTCCAGCACCCAGCTGCGGAAGGAG GTGTACTCATTTGGGGAGATGCCATGGGACCCAGAGCTGATGCAGATTTGCTACCGAGAGGCCAAGAGGAGCCGGGGGCAGCTGGGGCAGCTGGCAGCACCGTTTGGCTTCTTTGGAACACAGAGCCTAGTGTTTGGGGCCCAGGATCTGGCGCAGCAG CTCATGGCTGATGCCGTGACCACCTTCCTACAGCTGGCTGATCAGTGTCTGACCACGACTCTGGACTGCAACCAGGCCACCCAGCAGCTGGAGAAAGTCAGGGGGCGCGTGCTGAAG AAATTCCAGTCGGATAGCAGCTCGGCGCGGAGGAGGTTCATCCACGGCTGGCTGCTCTGCATCTTCTTGCCCTTCGTGTTGAGCCAGCTGGAGCCGAGCTGCAAAGCG GAGCTGCTTAAGTTTGAAGGGGACGTCCTTGCTGTGGGCAGCCCTGCCCTGACTATCGAGGGGATTTACGAGGATGTTGTCCGGGggttcctgctccagaggatcaaTCGAG aattgaaaAAGGCCCTTGGGGCCAGAAACATGTCCTGCATTCTGGATGACTGCTCAGAGGAGCCATGGGACCAGGCAGAAGCAG
- the NIBAN3 gene encoding protein Niban 3 isoform X3 yields MGGRPSSPLDKQQQQHLKGQVDTLLRNFLPCYRGQLAASVLQQISRELGPQEPARCQLLQNKKLPRVREHRGPLTQLRGHPPQWQPTFCVLRGDGRLEWFSHREEYENGNHPLGSTTLTGYTVLTSQREYLRLLDALCPDSSRDHTQEEPDPLLEMPVSSPLFLQHPFRKHLCFSAATGEAQRAWRLALQGGIRLRGTVLQRSQAPAARAFLDAIRLYRQQHGQFGNDDATLGSDAEVLTSVLMRELLPELRAQTLPGLRGAGRARAWAWTKLLDAVHAAVLAGASAGLRAFQPEKDELLASLERTIRPDADQMLRLRARVASRLKAEVQSPLESCLCGKVDAQLPRITQTLLSTVEAELAAVRTLLTQGMDRLFRLLRGSSSSTQLRKEVYSFGEMPWDPELMQICYREAKRSRGQLGQLAAPFGFFGTQSLVFGAQDLAQQLMADAVTTFLQLADQCLTTTLDCNQATQQLEKVRGRVLKKFQSDSSSARRRFIHGWLLCIFLPFVLSQLEPSCKAELLKFEGDVLAVGSPALTIEGIYEDVVRGFLLQRINRDVETEARRGTCSRQPGPSTED; encoded by the exons ATGGGCGGGCGCCCCTCCAGCCCCCTGgacaaacagcagcagcagcacctgaaAG GCCAGGTGGACACCCTGCTGAGGAACTTCTTGCCTTGCTACCGTGGGCAGCTGGCGGCCTCAGTCCTGCAGCAAATCTCCAGAGAGCTGGGCCCCCAGGAGCCAGCAAGATGCCAACTACTGCAGAACAAA AAGCTACCCCGAGTCCGTGAGCACCGAGGGCCCCTGACCCAGCTGCGGGGCCACCCACCCCAGTGGCAGCCAACCTTCTGTGTTCTGCGTGGGGATGGCCGCTTGGAGTGGTTCAGCCACAGGGAG GAATATGAAAATGGGAACCATCCCCTGGGCTCCACTACCCTGACGGGGTACACAGTCCTGACTTCCCAACGTGAATATCTCCGCCTGTTGGATGCTCTCTGCCCAGACTCCTCAA GAGACCATACACAGGAAGAGCCTGATCCCCTCTTGGAGATGCCAGTTAGCTCCCCCCTGTTCCTGCAGCATCCCTTCCGCAAGCACCTCTGCTTCTCTGCAGCCACAGGGGAGGCGCAGCGTGCTTGGAGACTAGCCCTGCAAGGTGGCATCCGGCTTCGAGGCACAG TCCTGCAGCGAAGTCAAGCGCCGGCAGCCCGTGCCTTCCTAGATGCCATACGGCTCTACCGGCAACAACACGGCCAATTTGGCAACGATGACGCGACCCTAGGCTCCGACGCTGAG GTGCTGACCTCGGTACTGATGCGGGAGCTGCTGCCAGAGCTGCGAGCCCAGACTCTGCCCGGCCTGCGAGGAGCCGGCCGCGCCCGGGCCTGGGCCTGGACCAAG CTCCTGGATGCCGTCCACGCTGCAGTCCTGGCTGGGGCCTCCGCGGGGCTCCGCGCCTTCCAGCCCGAAAAGGACGAGCTGCTCGCGTCCCTGGAGAGGACAATCCGCCCAGACGCGGATCAGATGCTGCGGCTGAGGGCGCGCGTGGCTTCAAGGCTGAAGG CCGAGGTCCAGAGCCCCCTGGAGTCGTGCCTGTGCGGGAAGGTGGACGCACAGCTGCCCCGGATCACGCAGACGCTGCTGAGCACTGTGGAAGCTGAACTCGCGGCGGTGCGGACCCTCCTAACCCAGGGCATGGACCGCCTGTTCCGCCTCCTGCGTGGGAGCTCCTCCAGCACCCAGCTGCGGAAGGAG GTGTACTCATTTGGGGAGATGCCATGGGACCCAGAGCTGATGCAGATTTGCTACCGAGAGGCCAAGAGGAGCCGGGGGCAGCTGGGGCAGCTGGCAGCACCGTTTGGCTTCTTTGGAACACAGAGCCTAGTGTTTGGGGCCCAGGATCTGGCGCAGCAG CTCATGGCTGATGCCGTGACCACCTTCCTACAGCTGGCTGATCAGTGTCTGACCACGACTCTGGACTGCAACCAGGCCACCCAGCAGCTGGAGAAAGTCAGGGGGCGCGTGCTGAAG AAATTCCAGTCGGATAGCAGCTCGGCGCGGAGGAGGTTCATCCACGGCTGGCTGCTCTGCATCTTCTTGCCCTTCGTGTTGAGCCAGCTGGAGCCGAGCTGCAAAGCG GAGCTGCTTAAGTTTGAAGGGGACGTCCTTGCTGTGGGCAGCCCTGCCCTGACTATCGAGGGGATTTACGAGGATGTTGTCCGGGggttcctgctccagaggatcaaTCGAG
- the PGLS gene encoding 6-phosphogluconolactonase isoform X1 — translation MAAPAPHLISVFSSPQELAASLAQLVVQQAASCLADAGARFMLGLSGGSLVSMLARELPAAAAPAGPASLARWTLGFCDERLVPFEHAESTYGLYRTHLLSKLPIFDSQVITINPELPVEEAAEDYAKKLRQAFQGDSIPVFDLLILGVGPDGHTCSLFPDHPLLQEREKIVAPISDSPKPPPQRVTLTLPVLNAARTVIFVATGEGKAAILKRILEDKENPLPAALVQPSTGKLRWFLDEAAARLLTVPFEKHSTL, via the exons ATGGCCGCGCCGGCCCCCCACCTCATTTCTGTCTTCTCGAGCCCGCAGGAGCTGGCTGCGTCGCTGGCCCAACTGGTGGTGCAGCAGGCAGCAAGCTGCCTGGCGGATGCCGGCGCCCGCTTCATGCTCGGCTTGTCCGGCGGCAGCCTTGTCTCCATGCTGGCGCGCGAGCTGCCCGCTGCCGCCGCCCCCGCTGGACCCGCTAGCCTCGCGCGCTGGACGCTGGGCTTCTGCGACGAGCGTCTCGTGCCCTTCGAGCACGCCGAGAGCACGTACGGCCTCTACCGG ACCCACCTGCTCTCCAAGCTCCCTATCTTCGACAGCCAGGTGATCACCATCAACCCTGAGCTGCCTGTGGAGGAGGCGGCTGAGGACTATGCCAAGAAGCTGAGACAG GCCTTCCAAGGGGACTCCATCCCGGTTTTTGACCTGCTGATTCTGGGTGTGGGTCCTGATGGCCACACCTGCTCACTCTTCCCAGACCACCCCCTCCTGCAG gagcGGGAGAAAATTGTGGCCCCCATCAGTGACTCTCCGAAACCACCTCCGCAGCGTGTGACCCTCACTCTTCCTGTGCTGAACGCAGCCCGAACGGTCATCTTTGTGGCGACAGGAGAAGGCAAGGCAGCTATTCTGAAG CGCATCTTGGAGGACAAGGAGAACCCGCTCCCCGCCGCACTGGTCCAGCCCAGCACTGGGAAACTTCGCTGGTTTCTAGACGAGGCAGCAGCCCGACTCCTGACCGTGCCCTTCGAGAAGCATTCCACTCTGTAA
- the PGLS gene encoding 6-phosphogluconolactonase isoform X2 codes for MAAPAPHLISVFSSPQELAASLAQLVVQQAASCLADAGARFMLGLSGGSLVSMLARELPAAAAPAGPASLARWTLGFCDERLVPFEHAESTYGLYRTHLLSKLPIFDSQVITINPELPVEEAAEDYAKKLRQAFQGDSIPVFDLLILGVGPDGHTCSLFPDHPLLQRVTLTLPVLNAARTVIFVATGEGKAAILKRILEDKENPLPAALVQPSTGKLRWFLDEAAARLLTVPFEKHSTL; via the exons ATGGCCGCGCCGGCCCCCCACCTCATTTCTGTCTTCTCGAGCCCGCAGGAGCTGGCTGCGTCGCTGGCCCAACTGGTGGTGCAGCAGGCAGCAAGCTGCCTGGCGGATGCCGGCGCCCGCTTCATGCTCGGCTTGTCCGGCGGCAGCCTTGTCTCCATGCTGGCGCGCGAGCTGCCCGCTGCCGCCGCCCCCGCTGGACCCGCTAGCCTCGCGCGCTGGACGCTGGGCTTCTGCGACGAGCGTCTCGTGCCCTTCGAGCACGCCGAGAGCACGTACGGCCTCTACCGG ACCCACCTGCTCTCCAAGCTCCCTATCTTCGACAGCCAGGTGATCACCATCAACCCTGAGCTGCCTGTGGAGGAGGCGGCTGAGGACTATGCCAAGAAGCTGAGACAG GCCTTCCAAGGGGACTCCATCCCGGTTTTTGACCTGCTGATTCTGGGTGTGGGTCCTGATGGCCACACCTGCTCACTCTTCCCAGACCACCCCCTCCTGCAG CGTGTGACCCTCACTCTTCCTGTGCTGAACGCAGCCCGAACGGTCATCTTTGTGGCGACAGGAGAAGGCAAGGCAGCTATTCTGAAG CGCATCTTGGAGGACAAGGAGAACCCGCTCCCCGCCGCACTGGTCCAGCCCAGCACTGGGAAACTTCGCTGGTTTCTAGACGAGGCAGCAGCCCGACTCCTGACCGTGCCCTTCGAGAAGCATTCCACTCTGTAA